GGAAAATATGTCCACAGCAACGGTGATTTCTTgttcttaaatttataatttatcttcATATATTATCATGTATTGCTATTTGCTTGGAGAAATCTCTCTGAATAAGTGTGGACTTTGGTTCAGGATCTTAGTATGGGGAGATGGGTATTACAATGGAGCTATCAAGACTCGAAAGACAGTGCAACCAATGGAGGTTAGTGCCGAGGAGGCCTCTTTGCAAAGGAGCCAGCACCTTAAAGATCTTTATGAGTCATTGTCTGCAGGAGAGACCAACCAGCCAACAAAGAGACCTTGTGCAGCTTTGTCTCCGGAGGACTTAACGGAGTCCGAGTGGTTCTATTTGATGTCTTTGTCCTTCTCATTTCCCTCTGGTGTAGGGTAAGTTATTCTGCATGattgtttaattttcttttccatGATTCTCTTTCCTTTGCTTTGATATAAATTTCTCATTCTAGCGAAAGCTCAGTTCTATTTTCATTCTACAAGTAGAATGGAAAGACATATGGGTGATTGATCTCTCTTTTGTCTTACACACTTTGTCATACAGAATTATAGACCGAGTCTCTCTGAAAACAATCAGTTATAAATAACTCCAAGATTTGCTTTGAAGGAAAGTCGAATATTTATTCCAGTGGGAAATCAATTCAGAGTTTGCTTGGGGAAAGAAATATTAACAGTGAAGTATCTTCTCCACCCCACGCTGGAGTAATCACCACAACGTTCGtcaagtttttttctttttagaaaaagaaaattatggtTTTATCTAAATGTTTTTTTATGAGAAGAAAAACAATTCTGTGTCATTGATTCTTTGCCTTTACAACACGTTAGGTGAGGGTTTCTTGTCAGCTTGTTCGTATGAAGAGCATCTGATATTCACGTAAAGAAGTTGAGCAAAGTCCACTTTGCTTAGAGTTGTTGTTTGACAATGAAAATCACTTTTACACTCGTAGGGAATATATTCTCCAGATTGGTTATATAGACCATCTGTGGTCTCTGtagcttttctttttcttcatcctGCCAAGAATGCTACTTGTTGGGAATAAGAGACAAACTCGATCAGTGCCTTTCAAATTACAGAGAAAGCTAAAGCAGATGATGATGCTATATGTCAATAATTGACATCTCTTTCTGAGTCTTTCTCCTCCATGATTCCATTCCACACTCTCATGCTTTCTCTTCCCCAGTCTCCCATTAATGGCATTAACAATACTCAGGGCCATTAATTTTCCCTTTCTTGATACAAAGAATTGAAGAGATCACATGGTTGAAGAGCAGCAATGGGTGGGATTAgtgttatttaataaataattagtatCCATGCAGGGAGGGAGACTGGTTGCAGAGAGCATTCGTACATGTATGTAGCTAATCGTTAAACTAAATCACGTGATCTAATTGATAGATTAATTTAACTAAGTGTGTAGAAGTATTGGTGATTTGGACAGAGAATTGGCTAATAGAATGcaatattttatatatgctACGTAACAATATTGCTAACTAATTCgttattatgattatttttattgttatattagattaattaataatttctatCAAGgagaataatattttatatctgATATATGTAGGTTACCGGGAAAGGCATATGCACGGCAGCAGCATGTATGGCTCACCGGTGCAAACGAGATTGACAGCAAAATTTTTTCAAGGGCTATTCTTGCCAAGGTATATATATCTACACTCCAATATATTCTAATATGTTATTTAATATATACAGCTAACAGCTTTTCGATTATATTTTCTCTTGTTTCTGGACACCAATATACGTCGGCGAAATGATTAACGCACTAGAGTGCATGTATACAGGTATATCTGCTTATATATATACTTGGCTTAGGccatttattaatttctttcttcttcATTCTATATCATTGTTTGCCTAACTTGGACATGTATATATATCATTTTGCTGCTGTAATGGTGGCAGACTGTAGTATGCATCCCTCTTCTTGACGGTGTTTTGGAGCTAGGAACGACTCAGAAGGTAATGCTAAAAAAGAGAAGTTGTTCATTTTCTTGATTTTGTTTTGCACGTGTATGGAATCGTTGAGCGGATGTTGATTTACTCTGATGCCATGAACTGTAGGTTCAAGAGGACATTGGATTTGTCCAACGAGTGAAGAGCTTCTTTACTGACCAccatcttcctcttcctccACCGTCAAAACCAGCTCTCTCCGAACACTCAACTTCTAACCCCGAGACTTACTTATTAGATCAACCTCACTTCCAGTCTTCCATGCCTTTCATATATGGGATCACAGATCCTCGCACCAGTGACGACCAAGACGATGACggtgaggaggaggaggaggaggaggaggaggaggaggaggaagatgacgATGGCAAAGAGGAAGAAAGGTCTGACTCAGAAGGAGAAACAGGTCGAGAAACTCCCTCAGTACGTACTCGAGCACAAAACGCTGAAACAGTAATAACAGCAGGTGCAGAGCCAAGCGAACTGATGCAATTGGAGATGTCGGAGGATATTCGGCTTGGCTCGCCGGATGATGGGTCTAATAATTTGGAGTTAGATTTCCAGTTGATCAGATCAGGGAATATTCCGGCGGTTCATCAGAGTCGAGAAGACTCGTTTAGAGCGGAGTCGACTCCTTTGAGTAGTAGTCTTCAACCATCAGCTGCAGCAGGTAATGGACGGGTAGTTAGGGTTCTGTTTAAGAAACTTCTGAGCTGCACTTCCATGCATCTATGACCAGAATATCGGTCAGTGGGCCCGCCTGCCGTACACTTCGTGCACATCTCATGGGAGATTAGTTAGTTAAAAAGGTCCTTCTGTTCACTAGATTCTACTAGTGTGGGTCCCTATGGACATGTGACAGGACCGCTCTTTTACCGTCTCTAAAATCAGAGATTTTATGCGATAATATATTTACAATAGTTTTTGTTTTTTCAACAAAACAATATCTACATTAGTTTTTCTCATAAagcagtaattttttatatattaaaaacagttttttttaatatcttttttatttacttattaCTCTTATGTTATATTTTCTCCCGAAGTTTAGTTCTTTGACAAACTTGTACAATTTATGATCCAATTCTCTGGAATTTCCATCTGGGTCttcggaattttttttttcttcttaataCGACAACTGccatttttactttttcttccTCCTCAGACAGGTTCAATTTCCAATTTTTCTGTTCAttcgttaattaatttttaggtTGATATTGCCTGGGCCTTCAAAATCTACCAGTACATGCAagttttagtttaattattaatataatggaatataataattattattattattggcaGGACCACCTCCACTGGAAACGATGGTGCAAGAAGACACTCACTATTCCCAAACGGTCTCCGGCATCCTTCACAGGCAGCCTATTCAGTGGGCCGAGCCATCCTCCGTTGCTTACCTCTCATACTCCAACCAATCAGCTTTCACTAAATACACAAATCGATGCCCTGATCACGTCCTTCACTTGCCCATCGAAGGCCCTTCCCAGTGGTTCCTCAAGTACATTCTCTTCAACGTACCCTACCTCCATTACAAATACCGCGAAGAAAATTCACCCAGGTTACGTGACGGCAACACTGCTAATCGCTTTCGCAAAGACGGTGCCGCTCAGGATGAGCTCAGTGCCAATCACGTCCTCGCCGAGCGCCGACGTCGGGAGAAGCTCAACGAGAGATTTATAATACTAAGGTCGCTAGTACCGTTCGTCACAAAAATGGATAAGGCCTCGATATTAGGGGACACCATTGAGTATGTCAAGCAGCTCCGTGAAAAGATTCAAGAGTTGGAAGCTCGTAATCAACAGATGGAGATTGAGCAACAATCAAGATTCGCACACCTACCGCAAACAATATCTAGTTTGAAGGACCAAAGGAGAGCATTAGATACGAGGAATTTAAGGTCAGTGGAGGGGAGCGCTGGGTGCACGAAGCCTAAGACGGTGGAGACATCCCCAGCGCTACCTTTGTTGGAAACAGAGACCAACGTAGAGGTGTCGATAATAGAGTGCGATGCGTTGCTTGAGATGCAATGTGGATACAGAGAAGGGCTGTTGCTTGATATAATGCAAAAGCTTCGGGAACTTCGAATAGAAACCACGACGGTTCAGTCTTCCTTGAATAATGGAGTGTTTGTGGCTGAACTGAGGGCCACGGTAAAAGACAATGTTGCTGCAAAGAAGGTAAGCATTATGGAGGTTAAGAGGGCAATCCATCAGATAATTCCCAACCCCTAATGActgatttttctttatttgataGTTGTAGATTAGCAAAGGGAAATATCTACTTTTCCCCCTTTTCTCTCCCTCGTACAGATGATGATTATCTTACTTAGCTGTGTATAATTGTAGAAACATGTTATTGACAGAGTTGAGACCGGGTGGTCATCCCTCAGATGTAATCTCCAAGTACTTGTGACACACAATGTATGATTTCTAACACCTAGAAATACAATTATATGTTGCTTAATTTGGGTAGATAATTAATAAAGCAAGCAACCAAAAATGGGTATTGCGGATGACTGCATAACTGAGATTCATGTGTGCAGAAGAACATTTGAATTGATCAGAAGGATGGATATACGAGTATTTTCCAACTATGCACCGCAACAGTGAGCACTGAGCACCATAAGGCTAAGAACTTCATTAGGAATTTGGTCGGAGTGAATCAAGTTCTATTGATTAGATCCTCATCTTGCAGAGCAGGGTCGAGTGCTCAGACTTTAAGAAGCTTTAGGAATTGATGGCTCCTGGAGTGGACGGGTACCTAAGCAACAGTAAACATATTATGATGTCCAACAAAACATCTCATAACGTCAACAGCCACTGCTAAAACCAACTCTTCGTGCTCCAAGAAGATGGAATGAAAAGCGGACCAAACATCTAAATGAAAATGTGTCAGAATACATCCTTAGTACAACATCTCCTGTACTCCATTTTCAGCCATCTTCTCGAGGTCTTCTTGTGACAACAGGGTTTTCCTACCACCGCTGCCCGTTTTATCATAGGGTTGAGCCATCTTTCGGAGAAACTGTATTCCAGGAGGAAAATATGTTTAAAAGTAATACATTTTTCATCCATGAGTTTTGCTTTTGTTTCTGTGGGTCCCTAGAAAGTATAAGTAGCAAAAACGAAACGCAACTACAAACCTCGCGTGCAATATGCAAAGCCATGTCGGTGCTCAAATTCAAGTTTGCATCACGCAAATGCGACAGTATCCAACCAGGCAATTTTGACCGCTTGTCATGACGGCTATATCTGCACAAATTCCAAATATTAATGGATTATCTGTACTGAAGGGATTATTCAGAAAACTATACAGAGTTGAGAATATTGCCCTCTGCCGATCAAATATCATACCAAGACATCTTATATGTCAATGTGAAACCTGGATAACACCCGCCCTTCTCGCTTACTTCCCCCCCCAGCCCCCACTTCACAAAGAGGTAGCGTCcaacaataatatttttaagtgCAACAGCAGGTGGAAACGGAGAACACCAATGAGTTGATGCATTGTAAATCCATACCTTTTATCAGCAAATATCATCATTCCATAATCAGCCTTTGACCTGATCACTCGTCCCACACATTGAGCAGCTTGTCTCTATTTCAACAGAATCCCACAAATATGGTCATAATCTTTAAAAGCAAAACTAAAACCTGAAGCCTTACAGTaaaactcaaattttatttttgacccAAGTACCATACATTActaaaaatagaagaagaatCATACCAAGGCATCAAATGTTAGGAAATCACCCTCCTTTATTTGAAATGTGTCCCGCAGATACTCCAACCGTGCAATTAATATCCTACAAAAGACTCGTCTAAGTAAAATTTGAACACAAATTATGCTAACGGGAAGAAAAATTACTAGGGTGTCACATAATATATATCTATAAAGGAACATAAATAGAAAGTAAGCAGAAATGGCAAGTTGGGACGGTTCAAAAAGGAATAGTTGACCAACAATCTGTGCTTAAAAGGAGCAAAGGGACGCTTACTTGCTTAAGGTGTACTGGAAAGGAATACCAAACATGATCACTAGTCTACCATAGTGTCGATCAAAGTCTATTCCTTCAGCTACCTTTCCCCTGCAATGTACAGAACAATAATACCTCGTCGTTAAACCAGAGCATACAAGTGAATATGCTGCATCATCATACTCTCCCTCTCTCATCAGGAAATACAATTTCTCCTTTAACAAAAAAAGTTAGCTCTAATATATGCTCATACCTGGCAACAGAGAAAAACACTGCACCTCTCCCACAATCACAAGCCCTGCGATAGTTGTCAAGAGCCAACGTAGTTTCTACCACATCTTGCGTCTCAATAAAGACAAGTTTATGTTGCATTATATCCTACGGTGACAAGAACTTGAGATAAGTAGTCTAATGACATAGAAACAAGAGTCCTGCTCACAAAAGTATATTATCCGTTCAACCCAGATTAAACTTTGCCATATTGAACAGGAAAAAGAGGGGGGGAAAAAATTTAGTTGTTCAAACGGTTAGAACATAAAGCAAACAGTATTTTCACCTTAAGAACTCCAGTTTCATTCCAGCTGTTGATAATTCCATCCATGTAAGAGTAACTGACAAAAAAGCATACAATTCCATCTGGAACAACAGATACCATCTCCACCAACAGCTTCCCATAGTTTCTTGCAACACCCGGATCACTTCTCATATCAAATTTGGTACTTACTGGAAGTTGGTCACTGTTGAACACAAGATAACAGCTTGCTAGATCAAAAAACtaagaaatgataaaaaaaaaaattgcagtaATATATATCTAGATTCAACTAGGGGATTCTAAAAAGCAAAAGATTCCACTTCAACTTTACCTTCCACGAGTAAGAACCATAGGGCATATGCAATCTCTTGTCAACGACATTGTAAAGCTTCGACTGACAACAGGATGGAAGTTAAGAAGACGAGGGTAGAGGTCAATTGGGCTCAGAGTTCCAGAAGTAATCACAACTGACTGGAACCTATCAAATACTGGCTTTATGGCAAGAGATGCGTCATGGCAGCTAAGCTGGAATGAAGAAAACCAATAAATACTAGATATAAGTAAAAGACATTAGTCAAAGATATTCTCAAAtaaacagagaagaagagtgcATATGCTACCATTCAACTGCCAAATTTATAAAACTAGATGACAAGCAGCTCAATTACCCTTGATACACTGTGTTTGTATCAAGGAATTTCTCTTATTTCCCTTTTTTTCcctcttctatttttctttacctttttttttttttttaacattttggGGAAAAGAAAACACACCCCCCACCCCAaacagaataatgaaaaacagcAGAATGTTCTTCAAGGTGAAAAAGGAACTTACAAACATCAGGAAAGGAAGATGACTAACCTGCAATACAGGGTCAGGAATATGTGGCATTCTCTCATCAAAAGGTTCAATTATGATGGAAAATCCACGACTATATGTTCCCACAAGCGTTGCAAAGTCGCATATTGTTTGGATATGTAAGAACTCATCTGTGTCCGTTATTTCCAGTGTCAGCATAAGTGAGTGTAGGCGATCATAGCAGAACTTCAATGTTTTCTGGTCAATTCCTGCATGGGTATTTAAAGAGGCGACAAAGTTAATAGGACTTTCCTTCTCAACGTTCTCCGTATCCAAACGTCCTCTTAGGTATTGAACTAATCTTCGCAAGACATGCAGAAAATGCTCCGCTCGACGAATATTGCCAGGAACTGCCTCCTTCAGAATGTCATCAGGTAAGGCAGGGTTTGCAAGCCAGGTATCTGTGGCTGCACACAGGGGGAAGGGGGAGCAAGACATAAGAAAACAGAGGATTTTGTAAGAAAAAGAGACAGGTATTCCGTAAAGACTCAGTATAAAGCTTCCATACCACCTAGGTTTCCTCGATGTGCCAAACCCTCAACAAGCCGGTTGTATTCAGCACGCAATCTACCAGCATCGGTGGCCTTGAACCTTCCTACCATGTCAAacaaattgaagaaaaataaaaacaaagttCAGTTCaactaattaatttgaaatcctccaagtgaaaaaaaaatcaagaagaATTCCAAATATTTATACACATATCTCAAGGGAGGAAATGAAGATCCATCAGAAACAAAATATTGGCTGGTGTGAGTTCCGAAGTTATACATTCATCATCCAATTTCTCAGATAAGATCAAGTTAATGCACTTGGGTCAGTCATCAAACAGTAAAGCAAACTAATAAAATGCACAAATATTTCAGATGATATGAAGACATAATATACACTAGTAAATATGTAGCCATATAGTGGCTGGAAACGCCATGCTTTCAGTCAGATGTTGTATTGGAAACAATAATCCAATATTAAGGTAGTTGTACCTCTCAATCTCCTGAGTTATCCTTGACAGATTTCTGGAAGCTCCATCAAGTGTCTTGGTTCTCACACTAACACTAAGTGCTTCAATACACACATTATCAATATTATGTGCCTCATCGAACACCACTACAGACTCCTTTTGCATTTCCTTAGATATAATTCCAGCTACCTTGGGATCAAGCAGGTATTGGTAACTATAAACCACCACATTTGCAAATTGCACCATATGCCGTGCTAAGAAGTATGGACACCACCCTGTCTCCTTCCCATATGCTCTCAGATCCTGAAGACGTAGAAACACAGCAAAGTTTATTAAGGAAAGGTTATTTTGACCTTTGAATAACTTGGAATGTGGGATTCAAATGGAAATGTCATCAATCCAGTGAAAAGCAGAAGAAGATTTAGCAATAATCAaccaaaaatatctaaaatccaCTTCCCAAAAGCACCCGCCACACTGCAATTACAAACGCACTAACGAATAATTTCATAAACACATAATTGTCCAAAAACAATCAAATAATTCTAAGTCCAATTAATCACGTGAGACCCGAATTTAGTACCTGAAGCGTGTAAACTCCCGGTGGCAATACTGCTGCGGACGCCGCCCTTTCATAGTTTTCAAAAAACTCACAAGTCGGTACATTAGGATTCTCTGCGGCCATAGCCCTAACCCAGCTCGCCGTCAACTTCCTACAAGCGGCATCCACTGAATCCCGATTCTCCGCGGCCAAAACCGTCGGATTCACGCAGAGATTCTTCCTGGAGGACAATCCAATAGCCAAAATTCTCGCGGCAGGTCCCAAATGCTTGATTTGGTAATTGTGCAACAGTTTGAGCTCGGCAAGGGTTTTCTCCATCTCGTGCACAGTTCGCGTGCAGTAGATTAGCTTCACTTGGCTCTGGGGCTTGGAGAGAGAGTAGCTGGTGATCAAAGATAGAAGCGCTATGGTCTTTCCAGTTCCTGTTGGCATTTCCAGGAGGCAGTGGCCCTTGGCGTCCAGGGCACGTTTTAATTCGATCATATATGAGTACTGCTCCGGGTAAATGTTATCGTAAGGGAAGTAGACGGTCACGTCCTCGATTTGGAACTTCATGGCGGTGATTCGGCGTTTTTCGATATCGGATATATGTATCAAAATagagatattaattaatttacagaGGAAGAGAACGCGGTGGTCGAGGCGGAGGAGCGGAGTTCCCAGCTAAGCGGATGGGTTTTAAGGAGTAGGGGTTAGGGCTTATTACCGTTTAACACGTCAGCACTGCGGGTTTAGATTAGCCGCTTTGTGGACCCTCTATATAAATAAGAGACGACACTGGCAATTGCGCGCTTCATGTTTTCGGATGAGATAATTTGGAGTGAAACTGGGACAGGATACGTGGTAGACTAGCGCCGCAATTGCAGCTCATGGAAGCAACTCTTCGCTTCACTCCCCTGCCGTTTGGAACCAGACCTTGTAAAATTAGTGGTAAGATTCCCTGTTTGGCTACCGAGAAAAAAGGGAAATAGTGAGCAAGTTTACGATAAGTTACGAAATTCAGTAATATCTGGGTGCTTTATTATTTCGTTTTGATACCTTAGGAACAATAACTCGAATGAGGATATGAAATCGAGATGTAGCGATCAGGGTAAATGTTAACAGTTTCGTTGTGGATAGATACTAGGGTTTCTCTATTACCAGTTCGTCCAGCTGCACTTTTGAACGCGCTATCATTGCAGCTTATTTATTGTAGCTTTATGATTTGCTGTTGTGAAGTTGAGTTTGCTCGTGATTGCTTTGTgatttttacttaatttttattttctgtggGACGCTCTGGTTCATAATCATAGGGTTACTGCTAGGTAAGTAAAATAGGCACAAATTGGAAGTTCCTAACCACTTCAAGGAAGAGGAAAATGATCTCTGGATTAGGTTAATCCGCATTTGACGTATTTCAGATTCCTAGTTGTGAAATTAATTGACCATTGAGTCGGGTGAATTTACTACTAATTTCATAGGGAAGTCATGCATGAAATGCCTTCCTCTTTCCTTCACTCAACTTCTCATTTCAATTCATGTGTcatatgatatttttaatttatctttttttttttcactgcaTTGATCTCCATATTTCCCTTTTTGGTGTTCCAAAACAAACAAAATTTATTATGTAGTATCAATAATGATCACTAAAAGTTGATCTAGACCAAGAGGTTGTTGGTTAAAATCTGCAGTTATTGATGAGTATGGATAAGCATCATTTTCAAGTGATTTAGACGATAAGCGATCATAAATTTTTGttgttattgttgttgttgttattgttattattattatttaaaagtttGGTCAGTAAAATTTTGTGGAATGGGAGCTAAATTTGACTGAATACACATATTCGTCATGTAAAAAGCAACATCCAACATCTGCCTAGATGCCACCCTAGAAAAAGTTTATCTTGAGTAGCTATCCTTATATGTCATCTAGAAACTGTAAATGTGATTGATTTTTTGTTCCATTCTTCTTGGTGTGTTGAAAGCAATATTTACATTTGATTCTAAACTAGCATGTTTGGTATTATTTACAACCCTTGTAAATGTCGTATAGGTAAATGCAGACAGAATAATGTTCAACTGTGTCATCCCCTATGTGCAAAAACCTGTTTTTCTTTCACGAAAGCTGTAGTAGAATCACGCAAAAGCAGTTTTTGGTTGCACAAGAGGCCTTTTCCGGCAAGGAAAATCAGGCAATTCACTATTAATTCATCAGATCAACTCCAGAGTGATTATTTGAATAGTGAGCCAATTTCTACACAAGAAGCTGTGCCGCTAAAAGCTAGTGATGGGGCTGCTCTTCTCAGTTTTCATGATACCAGTAACTTTAATACTTTGCAGTACAAACCTAAAATGTTCCAGAACAGATTTCTGAATTTTGTACGCATAAATTCTGTCCTGAATAATGCTGCTGAATCATTTTTTAAGAGTGAGATACGTCGGAGGTTATTTGTGACAGCTGTACTAATTGTAATCAGTCGTATTGGATATTATATTCCTCTGCCTGGTTTTGACAGACGGTTGATACCCCAAGATTACCTTAGCTTTATCTCAGGATCTGTTGGTGAGTTATGCTAAGCAAACAGACACTTATCCCAGCAACAAACACACAGCACATCTAATAGCACACTggattttctatttctttttctttctgctcaaatctttttaattatCTATGCTGTTGTCTATATTTTACTAGTCATCCATTCTGCTTTTGGCAGATGAACTTGGTGACTTCACAGCAGAGCTTAAACTGTC
The sequence above is a segment of the Manihot esculenta cultivar AM560-2 chromosome 5, M.esculenta_v8, whole genome shotgun sequence genome. Coding sequences within it:
- the LOC110615885 gene encoding transcription factor BHLH42, producing MAAPPSSHLQSMLQAAVQSVQWAYSLFWKICPQQRILVWGDGYYNGAIKTRKTVQPMEVSAEEASLQRSQHLKDLYESLSAGETNQPTKRPCAALSPEDLTESEWFYLMSLSFSFPSGVGLPGKAYARQQHVWLTGANEIDSKIFSRAILAKSACIQTVVCIPLLDGVLELGTTQKVQEDIGFVQRVKSFFTDHHLPLPPPSKPALSEHSTSNPETYLLDQPHFQSSMPFIYGITDPRTSDDQDDDGEEEEEEEEEEEEEDDDGKEEERSDSEGETGRETPSVRTRAQNAETVITAGAEPSELMQLEMSEDIRLGSPDDGSNNLELDFQLIRSGNIPAVHQSREDSFRAESTPLSSSLQPSAAAGPPPLETMVQEDTHYSQTVSGILHRQPIQWAEPSSVAYLSYSNQSAFTKYTNRCPDHVLHLPIEGPSQWFLKYILFNVPYLHYKYREENSPRLRDGNTANRFRKDGAAQDELSANHVLAERRRREKLNERFIILRSLVPFVTKMDKASILGDTIEYVKQLREKIQELEARNQQMEIEQQSRFAHLPQTISSLKDQRRALDTRNLRSVEGSAGCTKPKTVETSPALPLLETETNVEVSIIECDALLEMQCGYREGLLLDIMQKLRELRIETTTVQSSLNNGVFVAELRATVKDNVAAKKVSIMEVKRAIHQIIPNP
- the LOC110615884 gene encoding general transcription and DNA repair factor IIH helicase subunit XPD isoform X2, yielding MKFQIEDVTVYFPYDNIYPEQYSYMIELKRALDAKGHCLLEMPTGTGKTIALLSLITSYSLSKPQSQVKLIYCTRTVHEMEKTLAELKLLHNYQIKHLGPAARILAIGLSSRKNLCVNPTVLAAENRDSVDAACRKLTASWVRAMAAENPNVPTCEFFENYERAASAAVLPPGVYTLQDLRAYGKETGWCPYFLARHMVQFANVVVYSYQYLLDPKVAGIISKEMQKESVVVFDEAHNIDNVCIEALSVSVRTKTLDGASRNLSRITQEIERFKATDAGRLRAEYNRLVEGLAHRGNLATDTWLANPALPDDILKEAVPGNIRRAEHFLHVLRRLVQYLRGRLDTENVEKESPINFVASLNTHAGIDQKTLKFCYDRLHSLMLTLEITDTDEFLHIQTICDFATLVGTYSRGFSIIIEPFDERMPHIPDPVLQLSCHDASLAIKPVFDRFQSVVITSGTLSPIDLYPRLLNFHPVVSRSFTMSLTRDCICPMVLTRGSDQLPVSTKFDMRSDPGVARNYGKLLVEMVSVVPDGIVCFFVSYSYMDGIINSWNETGVLKDIMQHKLVFIETQDVVETTLALDNYRRACDCGRGAVFFSVARGKVAEGIDFDRHYGRLVIMFGIPFQYTLSKILIARLEYLRDTFQIKEGDFLTFDALRQAAQCVGRVIRSKADYGMMIFADKRYSRHDKRSKLPGWILSHLRDANLNLSTDMALHIAREFLRKMAQPYDKTGSGGRKTLLSQEDLEKMAENGVQEMLY
- the LOC110615884 gene encoding general transcription and DNA repair factor IIH helicase subunit XPD isoform X1, whose product is MKFQIEDVTVYFPYDNIYPEQYSYMIELKRALDAKGHCLLEMPTGTGKTIALLSLITSYSLSKPQSQVKLIYCTRTVHEMEKTLAELKLLHNYQIKHLGPAARILAIGLSSRKNLCVNPTVLAAENRDSVDAACRKLTASWVRAMAAENPNVPTCEFFENYERAASAAVLPPGVYTLQDLRAYGKETGWCPYFLARHMVQFANVVVYSYQYLLDPKVAGIISKEMQKESVVVFDEAHNIDNVCIEALSVSVRTKTLDGASRNLSRITQEIERFKATDAGRLRAEYNRLVEGLAHRGNLGATDTWLANPALPDDILKEAVPGNIRRAEHFLHVLRRLVQYLRGRLDTENVEKESPINFVASLNTHAGIDQKTLKFCYDRLHSLMLTLEITDTDEFLHIQTICDFATLVGTYSRGFSIIIEPFDERMPHIPDPVLQLSCHDASLAIKPVFDRFQSVVITSGTLSPIDLYPRLLNFHPVVSRSFTMSLTRDCICPMVLTRGSDQLPVSTKFDMRSDPGVARNYGKLLVEMVSVVPDGIVCFFVSYSYMDGIINSWNETGVLKDIMQHKLVFIETQDVVETTLALDNYRRACDCGRGAVFFSVARGKVAEGIDFDRHYGRLVIMFGIPFQYTLSKILIARLEYLRDTFQIKEGDFLTFDALRQAAQCVGRVIRSKADYGMMIFADKRYSRHDKRSKLPGWILSHLRDANLNLSTDMALHIAREFLRKMAQPYDKTGSGGRKTLLSQEDLEKMAENGVQEMLY